In one window of Candidatus Scalindua sp. DNA:
- a CDS encoding DegT/DnrJ/EryC1/StrS family aminotransferase, with protein MKNIPFIDLINPHLELEEEFLTVFKKALRTAGFIGGPMVESFENDFAAFCNTKYCVGLNSGTDALRFGLMAAGIKEGDIVITVPNTFIATTEAISQAGALPVFVDVDERTYNMNPALLREYIETRCRVDHKTQQLINTSTGKPVKAVVPVHLYGQVAEMDTIMEIANKYKLVVVEDACQAHGARYQSKRTGDWEVAGSMGLVSAFSFYPGKNLGALGDGGAITTNDKEIARTIRLLRDHGQTRKYYHEREGYNGRLDAIQAGILQVKLRRLSSWNENRYQNANRYNEILCGVKGLKTPYEPEWSKAVYHLYIIRTKNRDKLQAYLSENDIDTGLHYPIPLHLQKAYVHLGFKEGDFPVSEAAASEILSLPMYPQLTHDQQIRVCEKIKEFVSRERNQA; from the coding sequence ATGAAAAATATCCCCTTCATCGACCTGATCAATCCCCATTTAGAACTGGAAGAAGAGTTTCTGACAGTATTCAAAAAAGCCCTCCGTACAGCCGGATTTATAGGCGGACCCATGGTCGAAAGTTTTGAAAATGACTTTGCTGCGTTTTGTAACACAAAATACTGTGTGGGCCTGAATAGCGGTACAGATGCGCTGAGATTCGGCCTGATGGCTGCTGGAATAAAAGAGGGAGATATCGTAATTACCGTCCCCAACACCTTTATTGCCACAACAGAGGCAATATCGCAGGCAGGCGCTTTACCCGTTTTCGTCGATGTTGATGAACGTACCTATAATATGAATCCCGCCCTGTTAAGAGAATATATTGAAACCAGATGCCGCGTTGACCATAAAACTCAGCAACTCATTAACACCTCAACCGGAAAACCAGTCAAAGCGGTTGTACCCGTCCACCTCTATGGACAGGTGGCTGAGATGGATACGATTATGGAAATCGCCAATAAGTACAAACTGGTTGTCGTTGAAGATGCGTGCCAGGCACATGGTGCTCGATATCAGTCAAAAAGAACTGGAGACTGGGAAGTTGCCGGATCAATGGGCCTGGTCTCAGCCTTCAGCTTTTATCCCGGGAAAAACCTGGGAGCGCTTGGAGATGGGGGAGCAATAACAACAAACGATAAAGAAATAGCTCGGACAATACGCCTGCTGCGTGATCATGGACAGACAAGGAAATATTATCATGAAAGGGAGGGGTACAATGGCAGGCTTGATGCAATACAGGCGGGGATCTTACAGGTCAAGCTCAGGCGCCTCTCATCCTGGAACGAAAATCGCTATCAGAATGCCAACCGTTATAATGAAATACTTTGCGGTGTTAAAGGGTTAAAGACACCCTACGAACCCGAATGGTCAAAGGCAGTATATCACCTTTATATCATACGTACAAAGAATCGGGACAAGCTTCAAGCGTATCTATCGGAAAACGATATTGATACAGGTCTTCACTACCCGATACCTCTTCATCTTCAGAAAGCCTATGTACACCTCGGCTTCAAAGAGGGTGATTTTCCTGTATCAGAGGCTGCAGCATCAGAAATTCTCTCCCTGCCCATGTATCCGCAGCTTACTCACGATCAGCAGATAAGGGTTTGTGAGAAAATAAAGGAATTTGTATCAAGAGAAAGAAATCAGGCGTAG
- a CDS encoding sugar transferase: METANEEIRLIPLGSIICKLRIDKLPQLINVLLGELSLIGPSPATPNQIREDHPWHRERFHAIPGLIGLHDTREKNQLPLTR, translated from the coding sequence ATGGAAACTGCAAACGAAGAAATACGTTTAATACCATTAGGCAGCATAATTTGTAAACTGCGCATTGATAAATTACCACAGTTAATCAATGTGCTCCTTGGGGAATTGAGTCTTATAGGGCCGAGTCCGGCGACTCCAAACCAGATAAGAGAAGATCATCCCTGGCACAGGGAGCGTTTCCATGCTATTCCCGGACTGATCGGGTTACACGATACTCGTGAAAAGAACCAACTCCCCTTGACGAGATAA
- a CDS encoding PilZ domain-containing protein — translation MEIITKQAANQSVNFIEVVGDLISRESLILQEYLFACLDEGKYFQLIDLKHVQKIDGLGINIFDYFIKRGILIRLFNVQTDIRSILRLSGKEDIIVMINETDSEKAISLVNEEILKIGDTVKDRIKRRQHARAMVFGQKEFKYQCSQNGVIQCVANVLNLSKGGIFSDLITAVGLENGKLIDYPSVNGKRCFEIKIKLFDELMTIETDGVCVWQDREKHKTSIGVRFEGIKKEGKKLIHHYLSNPLP, via the coding sequence ATGGAAATTATAACGAAACAAGCAGCTAATCAAAGTGTAAACTTTATCGAGGTTGTGGGTGACTTAATCAGCAGAGAGTCGCTGATTCTTCAGGAGTACCTGTTTGCCTGTTTAGATGAGGGGAAATATTTTCAGCTGATTGATCTGAAGCATGTGCAGAAAATTGATGGTCTTGGAATTAACATATTTGACTATTTTATAAAGAGAGGCATTCTGATCAGACTCTTCAATGTGCAGACAGATATTCGGAGTATCTTACGGTTGTCTGGAAAAGAAGATATCATTGTGATGATTAATGAAACAGATTCTGAAAAGGCTATTTCGTTGGTTAATGAGGAGATACTGAAAATAGGCGATACTGTCAAAGATAGAATCAAGAGAAGGCAGCATGCGCGGGCTATGGTGTTTGGGCAGAAAGAATTCAAATACCAATGCAGCCAGAATGGTGTTATTCAATGTGTGGCAAACGTCTTGAATTTAAGCAAAGGAGGTATCTTTTCGGATTTAATTACAGCCGTTGGTCTGGAAAACGGAAAGCTAATTGATTACCCATCAGTAAACGGTAAGCGATGCTTTGAAATCAAGATCAAATTATTTGACGAATTGATGACTATTGAGACAGACGGAGTCTGTGTCTGGCAGGATAGGGAGAAGCATAAAACATCTATAGGTGTTCGTTTCGAGGGTATAAAAAAAGAGGGGAAAAAGCTGATCCATCATTATCTCTCTAATCCATTACCATAG
- a CDS encoding four helix bundle protein, with translation MMEKMCETKFSFEDLDVWQKSIDFAVSVIGIADTMNSDRNHYRLIEQLESSATSISANIAEGKGRNSKKNSSNIYILHVAHYLKQLLF, from the coding sequence ATGATGGAGAAAATGTGTGAAACAAAGTTTAGTTTTGAAGATTTAGATGTCTGGCAAAAATCTATAGATTTTGCAGTGAGTGTTATTGGCATTGCAGATACAATGAATTCTGATCGCAATCATTATAGATTGATAGAACAATTAGAATCATCCGCAACATCAATTTCAGCAAATATTGCTGAAGGGAAAGGACGTAATTCCAAAAAGAATTCATCCAATATCTATATATTGCACGTGGCTCACTATTTGAAACAATTACTTTTTTAA
- a CDS encoding four helix bundle protein has product MMEKMCEIKFSFEDLDVRQKSIDFAVSVIGIADTMNSDRNHYRLIEQLESSATSISANILIS; this is encoded by the coding sequence ATGATGGAGAAAATGTGTGAAATAAAGTTTAGTTTTGAAGATTTAGATGTCAGGCAAAAATCTATAGATTTTGCAGTGAGTGTTATTGGCATTGCAGATACAATGAATTCTGATCGCAATCATTATAGATTGATAGAACAATTAGAATCATCCGCAACATCAATTTCAGCAAATATACTCATTTCATAA
- a CDS encoding AAA family ATPase, with the protein MYMNFYGLGENPFNLTADPAYLYLSKSHKKSMAYVTYGLEARKGIIQLTGEIGSGKTTILKSILEKKKNNVRSAFIVNPKGTFEQLLRMVLHQFSIIDPETEDTKDVLLSKFQNFLKDQIKQNTPVVIIFDEAQNIEMSVLEEIRMLSNLETEKQKLVQIIFVGQPELRETFSLQQFNQLKQRIAVACHLNPLSRVESEEYIKHRLKVAGAANGLPLFTQEACQEIYEYSNGIPRLINIACDAALLSGYVEEKMTLDESLVKEVISGLVNDTL; encoded by the coding sequence ATGTATATGAATTTCTATGGTTTAGGGGAAAACCCATTTAACCTGACAGCTGATCCTGCTTACCTCTATTTAAGCAAGTCGCATAAAAAATCAATGGCATACGTAACATATGGCCTGGAGGCAAGGAAAGGGATTATTCAGCTCACAGGTGAGATTGGAAGCGGTAAAACAACCATATTGAAGAGTATATTGGAGAAAAAAAAGAATAATGTAAGGTCTGCCTTTATCGTGAACCCTAAGGGTACATTCGAACAGCTTCTGAGAATGGTTCTTCATCAATTTTCGATTATCGATCCGGAAACTGAAGATACAAAGGATGTGCTATTAAGCAAATTTCAAAATTTCCTCAAGGATCAGATAAAACAGAATACCCCTGTCGTCATAATCTTTGATGAAGCACAAAATATTGAGATGTCAGTACTTGAAGAAATACGCATGTTATCGAATCTTGAAACAGAAAAACAGAAACTTGTTCAAATAATCTTCGTTGGGCAGCCTGAGCTGAGAGAGACCTTTTCCTTGCAGCAATTTAACCAGCTGAAACAGAGGATAGCAGTGGCCTGCCATTTGAATCCCTTAAGCCGGGTAGAATCTGAGGAATACATAAAACACCGGTTAAAGGTTGCAGGAGCAGCAAATGGGTTGCCTCTGTTTACTCAAGAGGCATGCCAGGAAATATACGAATATTCGAATGGCATACCGCGTCTCATAAACATTGCCTGTGATGCCGCTTTGCTGTCAGGATATGTGGAGGAAAAAATGACACTTGATGAAAGTCTCGTTAAAGAGGTAATCAGTGGATTGGTAAATGACACACTTTAA
- a CDS encoding peptide chain release factor-like protein, with protein MSIFSVSPKKEQALLERMKQLHVREDDIEEKFISSSGPGGQKVNKSSTCVQLRHIPTGLTVKYQRERSQSLNRFFARRSLLDEIERKENGTVTAEQSRIEKIRRNKRKRAKRTKDKYKNT; from the coding sequence ATGTCTATTTTTTCCGTTTCTCCAAAAAAGGAGCAGGCTCTTCTTGAGCGAATGAAGCAGTTACATGTTCGTGAAGACGATATTGAAGAAAAATTTATCTCTTCTTCCGGCCCGGGAGGGCAGAAGGTGAACAAGTCATCCACCTGTGTGCAGCTTCGCCATATCCCTACAGGCTTAACAGTAAAATACCAGCGGGAGCGCTCACAATCTCTCAATCGTTTTTTTGCACGCCGCTCTCTTCTGGATGAAATAGAACGGAAAGAAAACGGTACGGTGACGGCAGAACAGAGCCGTATTGAAAAAATCAGACGTAATAAGAGAAAAAGAGCAAAACGAACAAAGGATAAATATAAAAATACCTAG
- a CDS encoding CpsD/CapB family tyrosine-protein kinase, producing MSKIEKALKKTKNEVKKDKEVIESVSIIERASKIVNPAAITRNKDDSVLAGSIINNHQNRSDSQLPNHEENSAIDSEKKEIEATTLHNLLADQEKSETLLSRNPKTNTQEREISDDQKTGYVDEHIVAYYDFLGKQTWDGPVMVNFRRLQVSLKDMLKTGRSKVLVIASAVQNEGKSITAVNIAISLCKNNTRVVLVDCDIRNPSVHKLLGFVPDKGLSDYLGGETGIGNCSYNGIIPGLTVIPAGSKTPDVCELLESKKNKQLVSYLKEHFDYVIIDTPPILSFPDASVLSPLSDGVVLVINCKITKKSITKRAVETLHDCRIIGCVMNESEMQGHSHYQYY from the coding sequence ATGTCTAAAATCGAAAAAGCATTAAAAAAGACTAAAAACGAAGTAAAAAAGGATAAGGAAGTAATTGAATCAGTTTCTATTATCGAAAGAGCATCGAAAATTGTCAATCCTGCTGCAATAACCAGGAATAAGGATGATTCAGTACTGGCTGGTTCAATTATAAATAATCACCAGAACAGATCAGATTCTCAGTTGCCCAACCATGAAGAGAATAGTGCAATTGACAGTGAAAAGAAAGAAATAGAAGCTACTACTCTCCATAACTTACTGGCTGACCAGGAAAAAAGTGAGACTCTTTTATCTCGAAATCCTAAAACCAATACACAAGAACGGGAGATTAGTGATGACCAGAAAACAGGTTATGTGGACGAGCATATCGTAGCGTATTATGACTTCCTTGGCAAACAAACGTGGGATGGGCCTGTAATGGTCAACTTTCGCCGTCTGCAGGTATCACTGAAGGATATGTTGAAGACGGGCAGGAGCAAGGTGTTAGTAATTGCCAGTGCAGTTCAGAATGAGGGGAAGAGCATAACCGCTGTGAACATCGCAATTTCATTATGCAAAAATAATACCAGGGTAGTTCTTGTTGATTGCGATATCAGAAATCCCTCGGTTCATAAACTGCTTGGTTTTGTTCCTGATAAAGGACTTTCTGATTATCTTGGCGGGGAAACAGGAATTGGTAATTGTTCTTATAATGGGATAATACCGGGATTAACGGTAATTCCCGCAGGCAGTAAAACCCCTGATGTCTGTGAACTGTTAGAATCTAAGAAAAACAAACAGCTGGTTTCATATTTGAAAGAACATTTCGATTATGTGATTATTGATACTCCGCCAATCCTCTCCTTTCCTGATGCATCAGTTTTGTCCCCTCTATCGGACGGAGTTGTTTTGGTTATCAATTGTAAAATTACTAAGAAAAGTATAACAAAACGGGCCGTTGAGACACTTCACGATTGCAGGATTATAGGCTGTGTCATGAATGAAAGTGAGATGCAGGGGCACTCCCATTATCAATATTACTAA
- a CDS encoding ParA family protein: MKKCIIFSLANLKGGVGKTSITVNLAGSLVTDHEKILLIDNDPNGNLSSHFGLVINEESYTVEDVYVSKNPPGIFDMAAEVRPNLWVLASSPGLGSVVSYLSSKPNREMRLKNFLDKTKKEFDYILIDNPPSLNILTINSLVASNRVIIPTQLEDFSVEGVQKISKTIQDIKKQFNPELKIQGVLPNMVNDRRNISRSAREKLESFKVPIFKSSIRASVKIPESAEMYKLLMEHGKSSAVYGDILNFRDELLSTL; the protein is encoded by the coding sequence ATGAAAAAGTGCATTATTTTTTCTCTGGCAAACTTAAAAGGTGGGGTTGGAAAGACCTCAATAACCGTTAATTTAGCCGGATCATTAGTAACAGACCATGAGAAAATCCTGCTTATTGACAATGATCCCAATGGCAATCTGTCATCTCATTTCGGACTGGTAATTAACGAAGAAAGCTATACCGTGGAAGACGTCTATGTCTCGAAGAACCCTCCCGGTATATTTGATATGGCTGCTGAAGTAAGACCCAATTTGTGGGTTCTGGCTTCCAGCCCGGGTCTGGGGAGTGTTGTTTCGTATCTATCTTCCAAACCAAACCGGGAAATGCGTCTGAAAAACTTCCTCGATAAAACAAAAAAAGAGTTTGATTATATCCTGATCGATAATCCTCCTTCTTTAAATATACTTACCATAAACTCATTAGTAGCCTCAAACCGGGTAATTATTCCAACCCAGTTAGAAGACTTTTCGGTGGAAGGTGTACAGAAAATCAGTAAAACGATTCAGGATATTAAGAAACAGTTTAATCCGGAATTGAAAATCCAGGGAGTGCTGCCTAATATGGTAAATGACAGAAGAAATATCAGCAGATCTGCCCGTGAAAAATTGGAGAGTTTTAAGGTTCCCATCTTTAAATCCAGTATCCGAGCCTCTGTTAAAATACCTGAAAGTGCCGAAATGTATAAACTACTTATGGAACACGGGAAAAGTTCCGCCGTTTACGGAGATATTCTGAATTTCAGAGATGAATTGCTCAGTACCCTATGA
- a CDS encoding LysM peptidoglycan-binding domain-containing protein → MKRESRIGFALAAAALAVVAILHVMRVSENGHSAAVMNQAVCTENFIEESQIIQGFGMEERIELPIQFEVSKEGKGEEDESVSVHKAENRTEMVSEEGRVVEGEHETVVADPKKKIMHTVSSQDNLYNLSQKYYGDAKKWREIYEANKDLIEDPDILRVGDTLLIPDLSI, encoded by the coding sequence GTGAAAAGAGAGAGCCGGATCGGTTTTGCGCTAGCAGCAGCAGCTCTGGCAGTTGTTGCAATTCTTCATGTGATGAGAGTTTCTGAAAACGGGCATAGTGCTGCCGTAATGAATCAGGCAGTATGCACAGAAAATTTTATTGAAGAGAGTCAGATTATTCAAGGTTTCGGAATGGAGGAACGTATCGAATTACCTATTCAATTTGAAGTTTCAAAAGAGGGAAAAGGGGAGGAGGATGAGTCCGTATCTGTTCATAAGGCAGAAAATAGAACCGAAATGGTTAGCGAAGAAGGGAGAGTAGTTGAAGGGGAGCATGAAACCGTAGTCGCTGATCCAAAAAAAAAGATTATGCACACCGTCTCTTCACAAGATAACCTCTATAATCTCTCACAAAAATATTATGGGGATGCAAAAAAATGGCGTGAAATTTACGAGGCAAATAAAGATCTGATTGAAGATCCTGATATCTTACGTGTTGGCGATACTCTCCTTATCCCCGATCTTTCCATATGA
- a CDS encoding sugar transferase, whose product MQLSPDKWHRGLSIAALKTSAHHKRKRIKNAEVNLVLEKRKKLNRIDHKKLQVDFHSEKTFKQILVRECVRCDRNGHRFSLVIFEVVEKTREAFEKLVRILHNRQKRLCDEYGWYNDRHIAVILCDTDRQSALCFAEDIREKASSNGQSVKFAVYEYPDNWQDIYSRSGSLQKPHFNGSIKSEIKNPDRSRFYAGKDERRSPEVFSVLRNNQDLDHSIPAIKIPGSFNCGTPALKRVIDVIGSLAGLVLLLPLVVLLSLVIKIVLPGGPVFIKEERVGFLGKRVALWRFRTMNACNDDRKKSSTSPGC is encoded by the coding sequence TTGCAGTTATCCCCGGACAAATGGCACCGAGGACTTTCAATAGCTGCTCTGAAAACATCCGCCCATCATAAAAGAAAGAGGATTAAAAATGCTGAAGTTAATCTGGTTCTTGAAAAGAGAAAAAAATTAAACAGGATAGACCATAAGAAGTTACAAGTTGACTTCCATTCCGAAAAAACATTTAAACAGATCCTTGTGCGGGAATGCGTTCGCTGTGACAGAAACGGACATAGATTTTCTCTTGTGATCTTTGAAGTTGTGGAAAAGACCCGGGAAGCCTTCGAGAAACTTGTGAGAATACTGCATAACCGACAGAAACGTTTGTGTGATGAATATGGTTGGTATAATGACCGGCATATCGCTGTGATTCTGTGTGATACAGACAGACAAAGTGCGCTGTGTTTCGCTGAAGATATTCGTGAAAAGGCTTCTTCCAATGGACAATCAGTTAAATTTGCCGTTTATGAATATCCGGACAACTGGCAAGACATATATTCCAGGAGTGGAAGTTTACAGAAACCCCATTTTAATGGAAGTATTAAAAGTGAGATAAAAAATCCAGATAGATCAAGGTTTTACGCAGGAAAAGACGAGAGACGATCACCTGAGGTTTTCTCCGTACTCCGTAACAACCAAGATCTGGACCACTCAATACCCGCCATAAAAATTCCTGGTTCTTTTAACTGTGGAACACCGGCATTGAAACGCGTGATTGATGTTATCGGTTCTCTTGCAGGTCTTGTTCTGTTGTTACCTCTCGTTGTTTTGCTATCTCTTGTTATCAAGATTGTGTTACCCGGAGGGCCAGTTTTTATCAAAGAGGAGCGAGTAGGGTTTTTAGGCAAAAGGGTAGCCTTGTGGAGATTCCGCACGATGAATGCCTGTAACGACGATAGAAAAAAGAGCAGCACCAGTCCGGGTTGCTGA
- a CDS encoding helix-turn-helix domain-containing protein → MNKMKTITEVAKKLGITPRTIKRWEKTGKVKKAKRNYRGWRVYDKFDVEELKRYIGKEANFFDVNHC, encoded by the coding sequence ATGAATAAAATGAAGACAATCACGGAGGTAGCAAAAAAGTTAGGAATAACTCCCAGGACTATAAAGAGGTGGGAAAAAACAGGAAAAGTCAAAAAAGCGAAGAGGAATTATCGGGGGTGGAGGGTGTATGATAAATTTGATGTTGAAGAACTGAAACGTTACATCGGAAAAGAAGCAAATTTTTTTGATGTTAATCATTGTTAA
- a CDS encoding sugar transferase, translating to MRKDIRYVRQQSLWFDINILKKRVVSRVSRIKDDFFSRSVYVTAKPRIDSFLAISGIILFLPLIKITSKGPVFYSQERVGINGKIFEIIKFRTMHFNAEDEFGPTWAKKNDPRITLLGRILRKTHIDELPQFVNVIQGDMSIVGPRPERPHFVNKFIKDIPGYTNRLTVKPGITGLAQCYYKYDETLRDVEKKIQYDTFYIKKMSWLLDFKILLLTLRVSLFGEMQYRDQGM from the coding sequence ATGCGTAAAGACATTCGGTATGTACGCCAACAGTCATTGTGGTTTGACATAAATATTTTAAAGAAGAGAGTGGTCTCCAGGGTTTCACGAATCAAGGATGATTTTTTCTCCAGAAGTGTATATGTCACAGCAAAGCCGCGGATCGATTCATTTCTGGCAATTTCTGGTATCATACTGTTCCTGCCGCTCATAAAAATAACCTCAAAGGGACCTGTATTTTATTCACAGGAAAGGGTAGGTATAAACGGTAAAATATTCGAGATAATTAAATTCAGGACAATGCATTTTAATGCAGAAGATGAGTTTGGTCCAACATGGGCAAAGAAGAATGATCCACGAATAACCCTTTTAGGCAGAATTCTCAGAAAGACACACATAGATGAACTACCTCAATTTGTTAACGTGATTCAGGGAGATATGAGTATTGTCGGCCCAAGACCAGAGAGACCGCATTTTGTAAATAAATTTATAAAAGATATTCCGGGATATACAAACCGTTTAACCGTAAAACCAGGCATAACGGGCCTGGCGCAATGTTACTATAAATACGATGAAACCTTACGAGACGTTGAGAAGAAAATTCAGTATGACACTTTTTATATAAAGAAGATGTCCTGGTTGCTTGACTTCAAAATTCTTTTATTAACATTACGGGTCAGCCTCTTTGGTGAAATGCAATATAGAGACCAGGGTATGTAA
- a CDS encoding four helix bundle protein, translated as MKIERFEDIEAWQLARELTQKVYKLTNREKFNSDFGLKRQIQGAAGSSMHNIAEGFDSESNPEFVRFLRYAKRSCTEVQSELYVALDQQYITKADFQDVYDHAGRTRATIRGFIKYLLTYNNL; from the coding sequence ATGAAAATAGAACGGTTTGAGGATATTGAGGCGTGGCAGTTAGCACGGGAGTTAACTCAGAAAGTTTATAAGCTGACGAACAGAGAAAAATTTAATAGCGACTTTGGTTTGAAAAGACAGATTCAGGGGGCAGCAGGTTCTTCTATGCACAATATTGCTGAAGGATTCGATTCTGAGTCAAATCCTGAGTTTGTTCGTTTTCTTCGATATGCAAAACGATCTTGTACCGAGGTCCAAAGTGAGCTGTATGTTGCATTGGATCAACAATACATAACGAAAGCTGATTTTCAGGATGTGTATGATCATGCCGGACGTACAAGAGCAACTATACGTGGTTTCATAAAATATTTGCTAACCTACAATAACCTTTGA
- a CDS encoding four helix bundle protein translates to MMEKMCETKFSFEDLDVWQKSIDFAVSVIGIADTMNSDRNHYRLIEQLESSATSISANIAEGKWRNSIKKTITK, encoded by the coding sequence ATGATGGAGAAAATGTGTGAAACAAAGTTTAGTTTTGAAGATTTAGATGTCTGGCAAAAATCTATAGATTTTGCAGTGAGTGTTATTGGCATTGCAGATACAATGAATTCTGATCGCAATCATTATAGATTGATAGAACAATTAGAATCATCCGCAACATCAATTTCAGCAAATATTGCTGAAGGTAAATGGCGTAATTCAATAAAGAAAACAATCACGAAATAA
- a CDS encoding Wzz/FepE/Etk N-terminal domain-containing protein has translation MENKKTQIDIQRYLQLFLRRKWFFIVPFILFTAGGVFYSSTIPDLFESKCVLIVEDSKVLTNVLSERNSKLDARQVLQAVRERIFAWESVTQVIKEAELDKELPDGDTSALEKMYREIIKDLNLRTKGSEFIELLYTGENPEENFFIVNGLVTNFMEKSLKSSRGEAEDTLDFIESDLKRLKKELNESERKFREFEDEHINDLPGADNSVLPQFYAVKNEKVEVDKQIAALEEKLKFLGESKRNETKTITGEVIEVPNPALKSLTDNVNNLEVELTLLHSKYFDEHPRIQQKQQELIHLRELLDKEAEKVIKEKKIVNNPRFETLMQKEFDLRLELKSLQARQKELDSSIVGFTPSLENIPELKQRLFDLQMSYEINKTLYEQRLIQKSKAELLKEVSLDAKSNPFKIVEFPRISYEPIKGKKKKIIFMGILLGAGLGVGLIYGLEVIDPRFRTKEDVFEYLNIPVIGMIPTIVTKKEMRQKIKNGLA, from the coding sequence ATGGAAAATAAAAAAACACAAATAGATATACAAAGATACCTACAACTGTTTTTAAGACGCAAGTGGTTTTTTATTGTTCCTTTCATACTGTTTACCGCAGGAGGTGTTTTTTATAGCTCTACCATACCGGACCTCTTTGAATCGAAATGTGTATTGATTGTTGAGGACTCAAAAGTGCTCACCAACGTGTTGTCTGAGCGTAATTCTAAATTAGATGCCAGGCAGGTGCTGCAGGCTGTCAGGGAGAGAATATTTGCATGGGAATCTGTCACTCAGGTGATCAAAGAAGCGGAACTCGATAAAGAATTGCCCGATGGTGATACATCAGCATTGGAAAAAATGTACAGAGAGATAATTAAAGATCTGAACTTGAGAACAAAAGGAAGCGAATTTATCGAACTGTTATATACAGGGGAAAATCCTGAGGAGAATTTTTTTATTGTAAACGGTCTGGTTACTAATTTTATGGAAAAGTCGCTTAAATCATCACGAGGTGAAGCAGAGGACACCCTGGATTTTATCGAATCAGACTTAAAAAGACTTAAAAAGGAACTTAACGAATCTGAGCGAAAGTTCCGGGAATTCGAAGATGAGCATATAAATGATCTGCCAGGTGCGGATAACAGTGTTTTACCTCAGTTTTATGCAGTTAAGAATGAAAAGGTAGAGGTTGATAAGCAAATAGCAGCCCTGGAGGAGAAGCTTAAATTCCTGGGAGAGAGCAAAAGAAATGAAACGAAAACTATTACCGGTGAGGTAATAGAGGTACCTAATCCGGCATTGAAATCATTAACGGATAATGTCAACAACCTGGAAGTAGAACTTACGTTACTGCATTCAAAGTATTTTGATGAACATCCACGCATACAACAGAAGCAACAAGAGCTTATCCATCTAAGGGAACTTTTAGATAAGGAAGCAGAAAAAGTCATTAAAGAGAAAAAAATTGTAAATAATCCAAGGTTTGAAACTCTTATGCAGAAAGAGTTTGATTTACGGCTTGAATTAAAATCGCTGCAGGCTCGTCAAAAAGAGTTAGATAGCTCAATTGTCGGTTTTACACCTTCTCTTGAAAATATTCCTGAACTTAAACAGAGGCTTTTTGATCTACAGATGTCTTATGAAATTAACAAAACACTTTATGAACAGCGTCTCATTCAAAAATCTAAGGCAGAGCTTCTGAAAGAGGTCTCTCTCGACGCAAAGAGTAACCCATTTAAAATAGTTGAATTTCCAAGGATCTCTTATGAACCCATAAAAGGAAAAAAGAAAAAGATAATTTTTATGGGAATCCTCCTGGGTGCCGGCCTGGGAGTGGGACTGATATACGGCCTGGAAGTAATTGATCCACGGTTCAGGACAAAAGAAGATGTTTTTGAATATCTAAATATTCCTGTTATCGGTATGATTCCAACGATCGTGACAAAAAAAGAGATGAGACAAAAGATTAAAAATGGATTGGCTTAA